One genomic segment of Amycolatopsis sp. Hca4 includes these proteins:
- a CDS encoding alpha-galactosidase, with the protein MAGISFLEDHRTWVLGGGSSTYALRLDEDDVPVHVHWGPPLADTDVAELAGKSLPWWDGFNDPNEGLDELAADGGTRYWTPALQVRFADGTRALEWRHTGFEAADDHLRLFFADRHYPLRITLHYRLRGAVLERWTELSADTDVEVVRADSATWALPVFEDYRLSHVTGRWAAETQLHRSPAAHGETVFASRRGITGHHANPWVMVDDGTATERHGEVYGVALAWSGSWRLTTTRSSTGRLTVSGGFGQDGVVHRVGPGRPLVTPVSAGLYTDGGFGAASRAWHAYVLAHVLPHPEELRPVLYNSWEATGFDVTEAGQRALAERAAALGVELFVMDDGWFGARTGDHAGLGDWEVNRARFPDGLKPLVEAVHGLGMRFGIWVEPEMVNPDSDLYRAHPDWVLHHPHRRRSELRRQLVLNFARPDVAAWAHEWLDRLVGSHGVDFLKWDMNRPFSEAGWPGEPDQDRLWVEHTRAVYALLDRLRADHPGLRIESCSGGGGRIDLGVLARTDQVWTSDNTDALDRLRIQHGYGQLYPARAMSAWVTDNPNFVTARSVPLRFRFHVAMAGVLGLGGDIVHWPSEDLALARDLVALYKDVRPVVQHGALYRLRPPVDDGVTALQYVHGDRAVVFAYRQSAHFNAPERPLRLDGLDPAARYLDPASGRAHSGAVLLAHGLPFDLPAGDFASTVVRLERIKI; encoded by the coding sequence ATGGCCGGGATCAGCTTCCTCGAGGACCACCGCACGTGGGTGCTCGGCGGGGGTTCGAGCACGTACGCGCTGCGGCTCGACGAGGACGACGTCCCGGTGCACGTCCACTGGGGACCGCCGCTGGCCGACACGGACGTGGCCGAGCTGGCCGGGAAATCGCTTCCGTGGTGGGACGGGTTCAACGACCCCAACGAAGGGCTCGACGAGCTCGCCGCCGACGGCGGCACCCGGTACTGGACGCCCGCCCTGCAGGTCCGGTTCGCCGACGGCACGCGGGCCCTCGAATGGCGGCACACCGGCTTCGAAGCGGCCGACGATCACTTGCGGCTGTTCTTCGCGGACCGGCACTACCCCCTGCGGATCACGCTGCACTACCGGCTGCGCGGCGCCGTCCTCGAACGCTGGACCGAGCTGAGCGCGGACACCGACGTCGAAGTGGTCCGGGCCGACTCGGCGACCTGGGCGCTGCCGGTTTTCGAGGACTACCGGCTCAGCCACGTCACCGGCCGCTGGGCGGCGGAGACGCAGTTGCACCGTTCGCCCGCGGCGCACGGTGAAACCGTGTTCGCGAGCCGCCGCGGGATCACCGGCCACCACGCGAACCCGTGGGTGATGGTCGACGACGGCACGGCGACCGAGCGCCACGGCGAGGTCTACGGCGTCGCGCTGGCGTGGAGCGGGTCGTGGCGGCTGACCACCACGCGCTCGTCGACCGGGCGGCTGACGGTGAGCGGCGGCTTCGGGCAGGACGGCGTCGTCCACCGCGTCGGGCCGGGGCGCCCGCTGGTCACGCCGGTTTCGGCCGGCCTGTACACGGACGGCGGGTTCGGCGCGGCGAGCCGCGCGTGGCACGCCTACGTCCTCGCGCACGTCCTGCCGCACCCGGAAGAGCTGCGGCCGGTGCTCTACAACTCGTGGGAGGCCACCGGGTTCGACGTCACCGAGGCCGGGCAGCGCGCCCTCGCCGAGCGGGCGGCCGCGCTCGGTGTCGAGCTGTTCGTGATGGACGACGGCTGGTTCGGCGCCCGCACCGGCGACCACGCCGGGCTCGGCGACTGGGAGGTCAACCGCGCGCGCTTCCCGGACGGGCTGAAGCCGCTGGTCGAGGCGGTGCACGGGCTCGGCATGCGGTTCGGGATCTGGGTGGAGCCGGAGATGGTGAACCCGGACAGCGACCTGTACCGGGCCCACCCGGACTGGGTGCTGCACCACCCGCACCGGCGCCGCTCGGAGCTGCGGCGGCAGCTGGTGCTCAACTTCGCGCGCCCGGACGTCGCCGCCTGGGCGCACGAGTGGCTCGACCGGCTTGTCGGCTCGCACGGCGTCGACTTCCTGAAGTGGGACATGAACCGGCCGTTCAGCGAAGCGGGCTGGCCCGGAGAGCCCGACCAGGACCGGCTGTGGGTGGAGCACACGCGGGCGGTGTACGCGCTGCTCGACCGGCTGCGCGCGGACCACCCCGGGCTGCGGATCGAGTCCTGCTCCGGCGGCGGCGGGCGGATCGACCTCGGCGTGCTCGCCCGCACCGACCAGGTCTGGACTTCCGACAACACCGACGCCCTCGACCGGCTGCGGATCCAGCACGGCTACGGCCAGCTCTACCCCGCCCGCGCGATGTCGGCGTGGGTCACCGACAACCCGAACTTCGTGACCGCGCGGTCGGTCCCGCTGCGATTCCGGTTCCACGTCGCCATGGCCGGCGTGCTCGGCCTCGGCGGCGACATCGTGCACTGGCCCTCCGAAGATCTCGCGCTCGCCCGGGATCTCGTCGCGCTGTACAAGGACGTCCGGCCGGTGGTGCAGCACGGCGCGCTGTACCGGCTCCGGCCGCCGGTCGACGACGGCGTCACCGCCCTGCAGTACGTCCACGGCGATCGCGCGGTCGTGTTCGCCTACCGGCAGTCCGCGCACTTCAACGCGCCGGAGCGGCCGCTTCGGCTCGACGGCCTCGACCCGGCCGCACGCTACCTCGATCCGGCTTCGGGCCGCGCGCACAGCGGGGCGGTGCTGCTCGCGCACGGCCTGCCCTTCGACTTGCCCGCCGGGGACTTCGCCAGCACCGTCGTCCGACTCGAACGCATAAAGATCTGA
- a CDS encoding methionyl-tRNA formyltransferase, with amino-acid sequence MRVAMFGYQTWGHRTLQALIDAGHEVALVVTHPKSDHAYERIWADSVADLAAEHDIRVLLRNRPDDAELLAELKAADLDLIVANNWRTWLPPEIFELPRHGTLNIHDSLLPAYAGFSPLIWAMINGEPEVGVTAHMMDGELDAGDIVLQRAIPVGPADTTTDLFHRTVDLIAPITAEAISLIETGYTPVPQDRSKASFFHKRAKRDSLIDWTLPPADLERFVRALSDPYPNAFAYHRGEELRILKASVSQGHYGGIPGRIFIREGDGVVIVAGPQARSGRAPGLLVERVRTADGTDLPAHEYFKTMGGYLTDRP; translated from the coding sequence ATGCGCGTGGCGATGTTCGGCTACCAGACCTGGGGGCACCGGACCCTGCAGGCGCTCATCGACGCCGGCCACGAGGTCGCGCTCGTGGTCACCCACCCGAAGAGCGACCACGCCTACGAGCGGATCTGGGCCGACTCCGTCGCCGACCTCGCCGCCGAGCACGACATCCGCGTGCTGCTGCGCAACCGCCCGGACGACGCCGAGCTGCTGGCCGAACTGAAGGCCGCCGACCTCGACCTGATCGTGGCGAACAACTGGCGCACCTGGCTGCCGCCGGAGATCTTCGAGCTGCCGCGCCACGGCACCCTGAACATCCACGATTCGCTGCTGCCGGCGTACGCGGGCTTCTCGCCGCTCATCTGGGCGATGATCAACGGCGAGCCCGAGGTCGGCGTCACCGCCCACATGATGGACGGCGAACTCGACGCCGGCGACATCGTGCTGCAGCGCGCGATCCCGGTCGGGCCGGCCGACACCACGACCGACCTGTTCCACCGCACGGTCGACCTCATCGCCCCGATCACCGCCGAAGCCATCTCGCTGATCGAGACCGGCTACACGCCGGTGCCGCAGGACCGGTCGAAGGCCAGCTTCTTCCACAAGCGCGCCAAGCGGGACAGCCTGATCGACTGGACGCTGCCGCCCGCGGACCTCGAACGGTTCGTCCGCGCGCTGTCCGACCCGTACCCGAACGCCTTCGCCTACCACCGCGGCGAGGAGCTGCGGATCCTCAAGGCGTCGGTTTCGCAGGGCCACTACGGCGGCATCCCGGGCCGGATCTTCATCCGCGAGGGCGACGGCGTGGTGATCGTCGCCGGGCCGCAGGCGCGCAGCGGCCGGGCGCCCGGCCTGCTCGTCGAGCGCGTCCGCACCGCCGACGGGACCGACCTGCCCGCGCACGAGTACTTCAAGACGATGGGCGGCTACTTGACCGACCGGCCGTGA